GAAATCGTCTATCGAATGGCGGGTTCAGAGCCAAGATATAGCAAAGCGCTAAGTAAGTTCCGAGTTCCGAGTTCCGAGTTCCGAGAGAGGAAAGGAGTGCTAAGTGCTGAGTTCCGTAGCTTGCACACCAAGCAGCGGTGTTCCGAGTGAGGAAAGGAGTGCAAAGTTCCGAGTTCCGAGTTCCGAGTGGGGAAGATGGTGGGGGGAACAGAGTGCGCTCATTACGAGTTCTGTAGCGTACTTGGTGCCAGTGTTCCGAGTGGGGAACAGAGTAGAGTATGGAGTCATTAGAAAACTCCCCTTCTTCCCCCAACTCCTAACTCCCAACTCCCAACTCCCTTCTTCCCCATCCCCCCATCTCCCTAAAGGCGATCGCCCAAGGGCGTTCCCAACTGCGACAGATTGAGAACATATCCCCCCGTAACTAAATCGACCCGATGGGCGATCGCGCTCAGGCGGCGCACCAAATTCCCCAGGCGATCGCGAAACAACCGCCCCATTGGATAAGCCGGAACCACTCCCCAGCCCGTTTCCTCCGCCACCCAGATCGAATCCGCCTCCGTTTGAGCCAAGCTTTCCAGTAACTCCGCTTGGATCGCCTGCCATTGGCTTTCCTCTTCGGGTAAAAAATTCGCCAGCCAAGTTCCCAAAGAATCCACCAACAGACAATCGGAAGCTGGCGTTACCCTCAGCGTTGCGGCCAACTCCGCACTCACCTCCAGGGTTTGCCAACTTGCGGGGCGGCGCTGCTGATGGGCCGCAATGCGCTGTTGCCATTCTCGATCCTGGGGATCTAGGGTGGCAGTTGCCACATAAACGACAGATTTTCCGGTTTGTTGAGCTAAAGATTCAGCCCACTCGCTTTTACCCGACCGAGCCGGGCCCGTCACTAAAATAATTTGTCCCATTGCGATTGTTGTCTAGACCTTTGGGGAATTTTAAGGTAACAACTAAATAGGCACTCAATCTGGGCAGTCCGATGAAACCTGAACTGAAGCGAATCGAGGCAACATTAGATCGTATCTCAAGCGATAACAATCGTACCGCCTCGGCGTCGCCAACCTACTCCTTTCAGTTGCTTCCTGCAACTCCAGACAAAAAAGCATGGCCCAAGCGGGAAGAATCGGGTAAAACCCCAAGCCTTCCCAAACTGAAAACCCCTAGCTTTAGCACCCACCAGAATGCGGCCAACCCCGCCTTAGCCGTTAGCTTGCTGACTCAAATTCAAGAAATTGCTCAAGGTTGGCAAGACGAGCTACAGCAGACCGTCCGCAGCGTCCAAGATTTATATTTAGAGGGGCCGATTGTCGATGGCTGGCTGGAATCTGACCCGCAATCGTTTGAAACCTCAGAAATCCGCAAAACGGCAAGCGATCGCTT
This Desertifilum tharense IPPAS B-1220 DNA region includes the following protein-coding sequences:
- the cobU gene encoding bifunctional adenosylcobinamide kinase/adenosylcobinamide-phosphate guanylyltransferase, whose product is MGQIILVTGPARSGKSEWAESLAQQTGKSVVYVATATLDPQDREWQQRIAAHQQRRPASWQTLEVSAELAATLRVTPASDCLLVDSLGTWLANFLPEEESQWQAIQAELLESLAQTEADSIWVAEETGWGVVPAYPMGRLFRDRLGNLVRRLSAIAHRVDLVTGGYVLNLSQLGTPLGDRL